From Rhododendron vialii isolate Sample 1 chromosome 10a, ASM3025357v1, the proteins below share one genomic window:
- the LOC131302522 gene encoding thiosulfate sulfurtransferase 16, chloroplastic-like, with product MAKLFVSTLSSSLPQQLLPLHTQLTNPRFIPISSLHTSASASRFGFPKRLVVGTQFRKSSFNRMAAMGGNVDSAAVPKSAPVEIAHELLQAGFQYLDVRTSEEFTAGHAIGAINVPYLFKVGSGMSKNPNFLEEVSSQFGKDDKIVVGCLSGKRSLMAATDMVSAGFTEVTDIVGGYAAWTENGLPTES from the exons ATGGCGAAACTCTTTGTTTCCACCTTGTCCTCTTCACTTCCTCAACAACTTCTTCCTCTCCACACTCAACTCACCAAccccag GTTTATACCCATTTCATCACTACATACATCGGCTTCGGCTTCGAGGTTTGGATTCCCTAAAAGGCTAGTCGTTGGCACCCAATTCAGAAAATCGAGCTTCAA TCGGATGGCTGCTATGGGAGGGAATGTGGACTCTGCAGCCGTTCCAAAATCGGCGCCGGTTGAAATAGCCCACGAACTTCTCCAGGCTGGATTCCAGTATTTGGATGTCAG GACTTCGGAGGAGTTTACTGCTGGGCATGCCATTGGGGCCATCAATGTTCCTTACTTGTTCAAAGTTGGATCAG GCATGTCAAagaaccctaattttttggaGGAAGTATCATCACAATTTGGAAAAGATGATAAAATTGTTGTT GGATGTCTGTCCGGTAAAAGATCACTAATGGCAGCTACAGATATGGTGTCAGCT GGCTTTACAGAGGTCACAGATATTGTTGGAGGGTATGCTGCTTGGACCGAGAATGGACTTCCAACAGAGTCCTAA
- the LOC131302533 gene encoding uncharacterized protein LOC131302533 isoform X1 produces the protein MGTTAVKQNQEIERAHLNCFPKVGEIRADGLMVKKKSFFYHLPDSLPIKHVFQGAKGTWFIHIEVCSRRVSDKSGLSESRAAEIRDQTSNSCNITESLKHENSLSSANKNNSSCRRNKRGTKIIPHLNSVPQLAFWKGLSFKETEEGIEKLLSTSYSGRA, from the exons ATGGGAACCACAGCAGTCAAGCAAAACCAG GAGATCGAGAGAGCTCACTTGAATTGCTTCCCTAAAGTTGGAGAGATCAGGGCAGATGGATTAATG GTGAAGAAAAAATCATTCTTCTATCACCTTCCTGATTCTTTGCCCATAAAGCATGTTTTTCAAGGGGCGAAAGGAACATGGTTTATTCACATTGAAGTGTGTTCTCGGAGGGTTTCTGATAAGTCAGGTTTGTCAGAATCTCGTGCTGCAGAAATCAGGGATCAAACCTCTAATAGTTGCAACATTACTGAATCCCTTAAACATGAAAACAGTTTATCAAGTGCTAACAAGAACAATTCGAGTTGCAGACGAAACAAAAGAGGGACGAAGATAATTCCACACCTGAACTCTGTACCTCAATTGGCTTTTTGGAAGGGTCTATCTTTCAAAGAAACGGAAGAGGGTATAGAAAAATTACTTTCTACATCCTACAGTGGAAGGGCTTGA
- the LOC131302533 gene encoding nifU-like protein 2, chloroplastic isoform X2: MKMRIEHCLMEIFPQVVAVEPNAEEETGLELNENNIEKVLLEIPAYIVGEPSESLELVAIEEPIGKIHFTRPVAAVTTVVVLSHGNYGRKYYPLQQFTFYSTQTFMFSLGSFMIKEGC; this comes from the exons ATGAAGATGAGAATTGAGCATTGTTTAATGGAGATTTTTCCTCAAGTAGTTGCGGTGGAACCTAATGCAGAGGAGGAGACTGGCCTTGAGCTGAATGAAAATAACATAGAGAAG GTCCTTCTAGAAATACCGGCATACATAGTTGGAGAACCAAGTGAATCTCTTGAACTAGTAGCTATCGAAGAGCCAATCGGGAAAATTCATTTCACTAGGCCAGTTGCAGCTGTAACTACTGTTGTGGTGTTGTCACATGGAAACTACGGGAGAAAATACTATCCATTGCAGCAGTTCACGTTCTATAGTACTCAGACTTTCATGTTTAGCTTGGGGTCTTTCATGATTAAAGAAGGGTGTTAG